In Chondrinema litorale, the DNA window ATCCGGCATTCGACACGCAGTCATCCGTGTATCAGCAATTGCAAAGTATTTTAGATGAAGCCATTATCAATTTGGAATCTGTTCCCGCTACGGTGTCTAATAGTCAGGATATTTTTTATGGAGGTACACCCGAAAAATGGATAGAAGCAGCTTATACATTAAAAGCTCGCTATTACTTGCAAACTAAAAATTATGCTGCTGCTTATGCCGCTGCTCAAAACGGTATTTCTTCTGGTGATAACTCTATGAAGTTTTATCCACCGGGAGTAGTTGGCAATGGTGATAGTAATTTGTTGTATTCCTTTGCTGAAGCGCGCGGTGGTTACATGACTTCCATTGGAACCTATTTTGAATCTTTACTCGATCCTGAAAATGCTGATTCGAGAAACAATGCCAAAACAAACGAAGAGGCAAGAGCTAACTTCTTCTATTACGATGGTACAGATGGCGCAGGTGAAATAGGCGTAGGAGCTCAAACCACACCGCAACCATTAATTTTATTCGAAGAGAATTTATTGATATTGGCAGAAGCCGGCGCCAGAACAGAAGACTTTGCCACAGGTTTAACACACCTCAATGAGTTAAGAGCTTATTTAAACTCAGGCGCTTCATTTAACATGGCAAATACAGGAGGTACATTATTATATGAAGCATACGATGAAGCCGATTTTGAAAATGGTGGCATTGAAAATTCGGATGGGATTGACAAAGACAGGGCTTTGCTAAGAGAGATTATTGAAGAGCGCTATGTATCGGGCTATGGTCAGTTTATTCCTTTTAATGATGCAAGAAGGTTGAGAAAAGAAGATGTCGATATTGCTATTCCGATACCTTTTAATACGCCAGAGATTACGCAGTATCCAGAAAGGTTTATTGTTTCTCAGGATGAATTAAATGCTAATAGCAATGCCCCGGACGATCCGGGAATTTTCAGCAAGACAGAAGTAAATCAATAATACTGATATATTTTTTCATCATGTTTTAAAAGCCAATCAATTATGATTGGCTTTTTTTTAGTTGACTGAGCCAACGCTTATTGCGTCCCTCAAATCTACCATTCCCATATAAATGCATTAAGAAAATTGAACAGCATCTTATTAATGAAAACCAAATTATAGGTTCATTAGAATGATAGAAAAGAAAAAAGAAGAAAATAGCAATGAATAGATATTATTTTATTTTTTTGTTTTAAGATATATCATGAATGATGATATAGAAATCTTTGCTAAAAATG includes these proteins:
- a CDS encoding SusD/RagB family nutrient-binding outer membrane lipoprotein, whose protein sequence is MKKILIAILILSAISCENLVDDINQNPNEPVDVPAELLLKGMMLADITVQVSHMQRISAMWSGQYKGLTLLYGSLYTYNITSEEANDTWEAIYVGVLNQGRVIRESLPDDGLMQGITKVLEAHVVGTATSIFGSVPYSEVVSDIANPAFDTQSSVYQQLQSILDEAIINLESVPATVSNSQDIFYGGTPEKWIEAAYTLKARYYLQTKNYAAAYAAAQNGISSGDNSMKFYPPGVVGNGDSNLLYSFAEARGGYMTSIGTYFESLLDPENADSRNNAKTNEEARANFFYYDGTDGAGEIGVGAQTTPQPLILFEENLLILAEAGARTEDFATGLTHLNELRAYLNSGASFNMANTGGTLLYEAYDEADFENGGIENSDGIDKDRALLREIIEERYVSGYGQFIPFNDARRLRKEDVDIAIPIPFNTPEITQYPERFIVSQDELNANSNAPDDPGIFSKTEVNQ